The following coding sequences lie in one Halomonas sp. 'Soap Lake #6' genomic window:
- a CDS encoding tripartite tricarboxylate transporter permease — MDALNNLMYGFGIALEPINIAYVFAGVFAGTIIGMLPGLGPISALALMIPITFAMEPSSGLILMAGVYYGAIFGGSTSSILLNAPGVAGTVATSFDGYPMAKQGMAGKALAIAAYASFIGGTVSIVFLMLVAPLLSKVAVSFGPPEYFALMVLGLTAVVSLSDKSLVKGLIAAVVGVMISIIGIDLQTGTERFTFGSIQLLDGIDFLVVALGIFALAEVFYMLLRGGGGKAPKRNAIGSLKLSGSEMKQIAGPIGRSSVLGFFTGVLPGAGATIGSFLGYSMEKRIAKDGDTFGKGNIKGVAAPEAANNAACTGSFVPLLTLGVPGSGTTAVLLGALLVMGVTPGPMMLEQRPDVFWGVIASMYIGNIFLLVLNLPLIPLIAKILDLPRPLLLSLILIFCMIGVYGMSFSVFDLLLLLGFGLIGLGMRLFGFPAAPLILALILGNIMEESMRRALQISGGDWMIFIDKPISLALLVLALLSLTLPLLKKRRKKSV; from the coding sequence ATGGATGCCTTAAACAATCTGATGTATGGCTTTGGCATCGCGCTTGAGCCAATCAATATTGCTTACGTATTTGCCGGTGTGTTTGCTGGCACGATTATCGGTATGTTGCCAGGCCTTGGGCCTATTAGCGCGCTGGCGCTGATGATTCCGATTACCTTTGCTATGGAGCCTTCGTCAGGACTGATCCTGATGGCAGGGGTTTACTACGGTGCTATTTTTGGTGGCTCCACCTCGTCTATTCTGCTCAATGCTCCAGGTGTGGCGGGTACGGTAGCTACATCATTCGATGGCTACCCCATGGCCAAGCAGGGGATGGCAGGTAAAGCACTGGCCATTGCTGCCTATGCTTCCTTCATTGGCGGTACCGTTTCGATTGTCTTCTTAATGCTAGTGGCACCGCTTCTATCCAAGGTAGCGGTTAGTTTTGGTCCACCTGAGTATTTCGCATTGATGGTGCTGGGCCTCACCGCAGTGGTATCACTGTCGGATAAATCGTTGGTGAAAGGGTTAATTGCGGCAGTTGTGGGCGTGATGATCTCAATTATCGGTATCGATCTGCAAACGGGTACCGAGCGCTTTACCTTTGGCTCGATCCAACTGCTTGACGGTATCGACTTCCTGGTAGTGGCACTGGGTATTTTTGCCCTGGCGGAAGTCTTTTACATGTTGCTACGAGGGGGCGGTGGTAAAGCGCCTAAGCGAAATGCCATTGGCTCGCTAAAGCTCTCGGGTAGTGAAATGAAGCAAATTGCAGGTCCTATTGGTCGTAGCTCGGTACTTGGTTTCTTTACCGGCGTACTGCCTGGCGCAGGGGCCACCATTGGTTCGTTTCTTGGCTACAGCATGGAAAAGCGTATTGCCAAAGATGGCGATACCTTTGGTAAAGGCAATATTAAAGGCGTCGCCGCGCCGGAAGCTGCCAATAACGCTGCTTGTACTGGCTCCTTTGTGCCGCTTTTGACCCTGGGGGTTCCTGGTTCTGGCACTACTGCAGTACTGCTTGGCGCGCTGTTGGTCATGGGGGTAACGCCCGGCCCAATGATGCTTGAGCAACGCCCTGATGTTTTCTGGGGTGTTATTGCCAGTATGTACATCGGCAATATCTTCCTATTGGTGCTCAATCTGCCACTGATTCCGCTGATCGCCAAAATCCTTGATCTGCCGCGGCCACTGCTGCTGTCGCTGATTTTAATCTTCTGCATGATCGGCGTTTACGGGATGAGCTTCAGCGTGTTTGATCTATTGCTGCTGCTTGGCTTTGGCTTGATTGGCTTAGGCATGCGCCTGTTTGGGTTCCCGGCGGCACCGCTGATTCTAGCGCTGATCCTAGGCAACATCATGGAAGAATCCATGCGCCGCGCGCTGCAAATCTCCGGTGGTGATTGGATGATCTTTATCGACAAGCCGATTTCACTGGCTCTGCTAGTGTTAGCCCTGCTTTCATTGACGCTGCCGCTGCTCAAGAAACGTCGCAAGAAGAGCGTTTAG
- a CDS encoding tripartite tricarboxylate transporter TctB family protein, which translates to MTRLNTNQWLALVLGLLAAAYLAMAWQIPAFPLPRPVDSDLFPKVLGGALLLLSVLLFFEKPSPLAGADEIDHEATQGPLLLTPWARVVITALAIAAYALLLVPVGFVLASTLLCVGLTAYYGYRRHGVNLATSLGVVLVLYLTMTRVMDVYLPTGVLPF; encoded by the coding sequence ATGACTCGATTAAACACTAACCAGTGGCTGGCACTTGTGCTGGGGCTATTGGCTGCCGCCTATTTGGCAATGGCGTGGCAAATCCCAGCCTTTCCATTGCCACGGCCGGTTGATTCTGACCTGTTTCCCAAAGTGCTTGGTGGTGCTTTGCTCTTGCTATCAGTGCTGCTCTTTTTTGAAAAACCATCCCCACTTGCGGGCGCTGACGAGATTGATCACGAGGCTACCCAAGGTCCGTTGCTGTTAACCCCCTGGGCTCGCGTTGTAATAACAGCGCTGGCGATTGCTGCGTACGCACTGTTGCTGGTGCCCGTGGGGTTCGTACTTGCCTCAACGTTGCTGTGTGTTGGCTTAACCGCCTATTACGGCTATCGCCGCCATGGGGTCAACCTAGCGACATCATTAGGTGTGGTGCTGGTGCTTTATCTGACCATGACGCGGGTAATGGATGTTTACCTTCCAACCGGCGTTTTGCCGTTCTAA
- a CDS encoding tripartite tricarboxylate transporter substrate binding protein, with product MTTLSLKRLAVLALPMAALAMTTAAQADEWAPSRSIEFVAPANPGGGWDTLVRTVSRVLQEEQLAERNFAAINVPGGGGAVAWAQIARDSGNPHKLFATSPPIILVPLAGASRYDHTAFTPVARLITDYSIILVSADSDYETINDLFDALKENPRLSVGGGSAPGSMDHISVAGLASAAGLDASSVNYIPFSGGGDAMTNLMGGHVEAVITGAGESAGQLGEGSQLRALGVSAPERLSGSLADIPTYQEQGVDYTFDIWRGVMGTPDMPEEAVAYYENLFAEMLETDGWQQARDQLGWIDAYQDSEEFGAFLDEQKELFSSVLSDLGLLRQ from the coding sequence ATGACTACGCTTTCCCTGAAGCGCCTAGCCGTGCTTGCCCTTCCTATGGCTGCCCTAGCCATGACGACTGCCGCACAGGCCGATGAGTGGGCACCAAGTCGTTCCATCGAGTTTGTTGCTCCGGCTAACCCTGGTGGTGGCTGGGATACACTTGTGCGTACTGTTTCCCGTGTGCTGCAAGAAGAGCAGCTGGCTGAGCGTAACTTTGCGGCCATTAACGTACCTGGCGGCGGTGGTGCGGTAGCCTGGGCTCAGATCGCCCGTGATAGCGGTAACCCGCACAAGCTGTTTGCTACCAGCCCGCCGATTATCCTGGTGCCCCTTGCTGGTGCATCGCGCTATGACCACACTGCTTTCACCCCGGTTGCTCGCTTAATTACCGATTACTCGATTATTTTGGTATCCGCAGACTCTGATTATGAAACCATCAATGATCTGTTTGATGCGCTAAAAGAGAATCCTCGTCTTAGCGTTGGCGGTGGCAGTGCCCCTGGCTCTATGGACCATATTTCGGTGGCGGGCCTTGCATCTGCTGCGGGGTTAGATGCCTCTAGCGTCAACTACATCCCGTTCTCGGGTGGTGGCGATGCCATGACCAACCTGATGGGTGGGCATGTCGAAGCAGTGATTACCGGTGCTGGCGAGTCCGCCGGTCAACTGGGCGAAGGTAGCCAATTGCGCGCACTAGGCGTTTCGGCTCCTGAACGTCTGAGCGGCAGCTTAGCGGATATACCCACTTACCAAGAGCAGGGTGTCGATTACACCTTTGATATCTGGCGCGGCGTGATGGGCACGCCAGATATGCCTGAAGAAGCAGTTGCCTACTACGAAAACCTCTTTGCGGAAATGCTAGAAACCGACGGTTGGCAACAGGCACGTGATCAGCTTGGCTGGATTGATGCTTACCAAGATAGCGAAGAGTTTGGCGCCTTTCTTGATGAGCAAAAAGAGCTATTTAGCAGTGTGTTAAGTGATCTGGGCCTATTGCGCCAGTAG
- a CDS encoding response regulator has translation MSATQYGILVVEDDFRIADIHKAFIEQSDGFYVVGMARNGSEAKALMAQHADSIQLILLDAYLPDVEGLELLWAIRRDYMHVDIVMVTAAREVETISEALRGGVFDYLIKPIEASRMSQMLSRFRREREALANRAEMNQDELDHVLARLQPNEPQRLAARSLPKGIDRLTLRRVVDALAAAQDSLTAMQVARTMGASRSTARRYLEFLVAEQAVNAELGYGDVGRPERRYRLLETAKGWVETL, from the coding sequence ATGTCTGCGACGCAGTACGGCATTTTGGTCGTCGAAGACGATTTTCGCATTGCCGATATCCATAAGGCTTTTATTGAACAGAGCGATGGCTTTTATGTGGTCGGGATGGCGCGCAACGGTAGCGAAGCAAAAGCATTGATGGCGCAGCACGCGGATTCGATTCAACTGATTCTATTAGATGCTTATTTGCCAGATGTTGAAGGGCTAGAGCTGCTGTGGGCTATTCGGCGCGACTATATGCATGTAGACATTGTAATGGTGACCGCTGCGAGGGAAGTGGAAACCATCAGTGAGGCGCTGCGTGGTGGCGTTTTCGACTATCTGATTAAACCGATCGAAGCGTCACGGATGAGCCAAATGCTAAGCCGTTTTCGCCGCGAGAGAGAAGCATTGGCCAATCGCGCTGAAATGAACCAAGATGAATTAGACCATGTGTTGGCACGCCTGCAGCCAAACGAACCGCAGCGGCTTGCTGCTCGTTCGCTACCTAAGGGGATTGACCGATTAACGCTGCGTCGGGTGGTGGATGCTCTAGCGGCAGCACAGGACTCACTCACTGCTATGCAGGTAGCGCGAACCATGGGAGCCAGCCGTTCAACGGCGCGGCGTTACTTGGAGTTTTTAGTGGCTGAACAAGCTGTTAACGCGGAGTTAGGCTATGGTGATGTTGGGCGTCCTGAACGGCGCTATCGGTTATTAGAGACGGCAAAAGGCTGGGTAGAAACGTTGTGA
- a CDS encoding ATP-binding protein: MTASRPRTLAELQRWRRTRAKRRWYKRSFRLQVMLLVGLLLAGMLLAQGTYLNHRKAEIITYQMGERALAVAKTVAGMPQIVNAFSTPNPALIIQPLAERVRQETGARYVVVGNAQSIRYSHPVPERIGYSMVGDDNDQALIYGQSYVSEATGTLGTAMRGKTPIWDEEGNIIGVVSVGFMLDRVALDVGRHTNLGWALVALMIALGFAGAYWLSQHLKKIILGLEPYEIARLAMEKEAILQSIHEGILAVNRDGQITLVNQQARRFLGLPDEHVLLGQPIREVVPNSRLLEVLRHGEQEFNQEMWLGDHPVVVNRVPILHEGEIEGAVATFRSRREIIDLSQALTQASRDVDMLRAQAHEFSNKLYTISGLLQLQRIDEALALIHQETERAQAQMSFLMRHVADAVLSGTLLGKLTRARELGVALEIDEQSSLSCPLTPTGQEVMMSVVGNLLDNACHAALNGPNGDAPKVRLFFTDLGEQLLIEVEDNGSGVPAEHAESIFEEGFSTKTGKHRGIGLALVARLCRQHGGAVTLEESELGGACFIAVLDRSLCAQVATTH; the protein is encoded by the coding sequence ATGACCGCTTCCCGCCCCCGAACGCTGGCTGAATTACAGCGCTGGCGTCGTACTCGCGCCAAACGCCGCTGGTATAAACGCAGCTTTCGTCTGCAGGTCATGCTGCTGGTCGGCCTGCTGTTGGCGGGTATGCTGCTGGCCCAAGGTACTTACCTCAACCACCGTAAAGCGGAAATCATTACCTATCAAATGGGCGAGAGGGCGCTGGCGGTGGCTAAAACCGTGGCAGGCATGCCGCAGATTGTTAATGCCTTCTCCACTCCCAATCCGGCATTGATTATACAGCCTCTTGCTGAGCGTGTACGGCAAGAGACCGGCGCTCGCTATGTCGTCGTAGGTAATGCTCAGTCAATTCGCTATTCGCATCCGGTGCCGGAACGTATCGGATACTCCATGGTGGGTGACGATAATGACCAAGCACTGATTTATGGCCAGTCATACGTATCAGAGGCCACTGGCACCCTGGGTACCGCAATGCGGGGTAAAACCCCCATTTGGGATGAAGAAGGTAACATCATCGGCGTGGTGTCGGTGGGCTTTATGCTGGATCGCGTGGCTCTGGATGTGGGGCGTCACACCAACTTAGGTTGGGCACTGGTGGCGCTAATGATTGCTCTGGGATTTGCTGGAGCGTACTGGCTATCTCAGCACCTGAAAAAGATCATTCTTGGCTTAGAACCCTATGAAATTGCTCGCTTGGCCATGGAAAAAGAGGCCATCTTGCAGTCGATTCACGAGGGCATTTTGGCAGTTAATCGTGATGGCCAAATTACCCTGGTCAATCAACAGGCGCGCCGCTTTTTAGGGCTGCCCGATGAGCATGTATTGCTCGGTCAGCCAATTCGCGAGGTGGTGCCTAATTCGCGGCTACTGGAGGTTTTAAGGCATGGTGAACAAGAATTTAACCAGGAGATGTGGCTGGGTGACCACCCCGTAGTCGTTAACCGTGTGCCGATTTTGCACGAAGGCGAGATCGAAGGAGCGGTTGCCACGTTTCGTAGCCGCCGTGAGATTATTGATCTCTCCCAAGCGCTCACTCAGGCAAGCCGTGATGTGGATATGCTGCGCGCGCAGGCACATGAGTTCTCTAACAAGCTATACACCATTTCAGGCCTGCTCCAGTTGCAACGTATTGATGAGGCGCTGGCGCTTATTCATCAGGAAACCGAGCGTGCTCAGGCCCAGATGAGCTTTTTAATGCGCCATGTAGCCGATGCGGTGCTTAGCGGTACGCTGTTGGGAAAACTTACCCGGGCCCGTGAGCTAGGAGTAGCCCTGGAGATTGATGAGCAGAGTTCGCTCTCTTGTCCGCTAACACCGACCGGCCAGGAAGTCATGATGAGTGTCGTCGGTAATTTGTTAGATAACGCCTGCCATGCTGCGCTCAATGGCCCCAATGGCGACGCACCCAAGGTGCGGCTCTTTTTTACTGACTTGGGTGAGCAGTTACTGATTGAAGTGGAAGACAATGGTTCTGGGGTACCTGCTGAGCACGCGGAGTCGATTTTTGAGGAAGGCTTTTCGACCAAAACAGGCAAACACCGTGGCATTGGTCTGGCGCTTGTTGCTCGGCTGTGTCGTCAGCACGGTGGTGCGGTGACGCTTGAAGAGAGCGAACTGGGAGGCGCGTGTTTTATTGCTGTGCTGGACCGTTCGCTGTGTGCCCAGGTGGCGACTACGCACTAA
- a CDS encoding DUF481 domain-containing protein: protein MLSLLRCIVLAGCSLWATTATASPFYAPPPPQADAPIFSGDAELGFNQLSGNTDSRTLIGKTRLTWITGDFTHSLRGEVRNVSKGGATSAEQYLLSGRERYDFNGPHYLFGFARWEKDRFAGYDQQLSVIGGYGRQIVDGERHYLSLEAGPGYRHDRLREDDNEQLGVAYSALDYRWEFSPNADFKQEMSLEYTHENTTSRSLSALTARLNARMSLRLSHEIKRNSQPPEDASERTDHTTSASLMYRW, encoded by the coding sequence GTGCTAAGCCTTTTAAGATGTATCGTGCTAGCAGGCTGCTCGCTGTGGGCTACCACTGCAACAGCTAGCCCGTTTTATGCACCACCACCGCCTCAAGCAGATGCCCCCATATTCAGCGGCGATGCAGAACTCGGCTTTAACCAACTTTCGGGAAATACCGATAGCCGCACGTTAATTGGCAAAACACGCCTAACCTGGATTACTGGTGACTTTACCCACTCGCTACGTGGTGAAGTACGCAATGTAAGTAAAGGAGGAGCAACAAGCGCTGAACAATACTTACTATCCGGGCGCGAGCGCTACGACTTCAATGGCCCTCACTATTTGTTTGGCTTTGCCCGCTGGGAGAAAGACCGCTTTGCCGGCTACGACCAACAGCTCTCCGTCATTGGTGGCTATGGCCGACAAATTGTCGATGGCGAGCGGCACTATCTTTCACTTGAAGCGGGGCCTGGTTATCGTCACGACCGGCTACGCGAAGACGATAATGAGCAGCTTGGAGTGGCCTACTCAGCGCTTGATTATCGTTGGGAGTTTTCACCGAACGCTGATTTCAAGCAGGAGATGTCGCTGGAGTACACCCACGAAAACACGACTTCGCGCTCCTTATCTGCTCTTACGGCACGCTTGAACGCGCGCATGTCGTTACGCCTTTCCCATGAGATCAAGCGTAACTCTCAGCCCCCGGAAGACGCCAGCGAGCGCACCGATCACACCACCAGTGCCTCTCTTATGTACCGCTGGTAA